The Streptomyces armeniacus genomic interval CGCTGTTCTCCGCACTCGACGCCTACCTCGACGGCACAAACCGCGGGTGAGGCCTCCTCCCGAGGGGTCCGAGACGTGTCTCGGGCCCCTGGAGTTGTGACGGGGCATGAATGAGGGGCGTCAGCTTGACCTGGACAAGTTGACGCCCCGGTTCAGTTCGCTCGCCTTGTGATCGGCAGATTGTGTCGGCGCAAGTCAATGGGTTGAGTCGGTTCTTTCCATGTCACACGACTCGGTTCGAGCGGGCTGCTTCGGTCTCTGTGGCCATGCGCTCCGTCGTTCCGAATGGCATCATCCCCGCTCGTGAGCGAATTCATGCCACATTCATAGCTCTCAGCACGGATTAAGGATCCAGTTGATTGAGTGCTTCTGCCACCTCGGTGAGCAGGTCTTCATCCGTCAGGTCCCCTGGCTCTTGCAACTCAGGAGAAAATGAGTAGTCCTCAATGGCGTAGAATACGCGGTCCAAGGCATCTTCGAGAGGGGTTGTGACTCGCTCTCCCTGTTCCATGGCTCGGCGCCTGGCACCTTGCCATTCCTGTGCGAATTCCGGTGCGGTGATTTCACCACTCGCCATGGATTGCATGAGGCGAAGCTGCTCGTGGGTGGAACTTCCAGGTTCAACTGCCGACTTGGACGACCAAGCAAATGACCGTGGTGTATAGAGGTCTGCGACATGGCGAATCTCTGGCAGAGGTGACCCTACTCTGCTTGCATATCGCCGAAATCGGGCACGAGCTTCGTCGACGCCCTCGGCGAGCGCACCGCTCAAGTAGTCAGCGGAGCCAGCGATAAGTGCATAACCTTGTTGAGTTACGAGAATAGCGCCTTCAAGATTTGAGGCCGCCATGATGCACGGATCATTAATCCCGTTCGTCGCATCCGCCATCACGTCGCGTGAGACCGAAGTGAGGACGATCTCCTCATCGGCCTTTCCGGGGGCGAGGTCCGCGAGGTAGATTCCGTGCGCGGCTGCTTCTTTGCTGCCCGAGACCGCCCGGTCAATCAATTCACGACCGACTCCAGTATTTGCTGGCACCGGGGCTACCTGCTTACTCGCAGCGTCAATCCACGAATCCCTGTACTTCCCCGGCCCGGCGAGAATCTCGTCGCGGAGTTCGCCGTTGGTTCGAAAACGCACAGATTCCCCCTAAAAGAGAAAGCCCTCGTCGATGATTCGGGTGAACTGTCGATCCCTCAGCTTCCATGCTGACCAGAATCTTCCGTCCGCGTGCAGCATGACCATCTTCTGTGAACTCGGATCAATGAATCCAATAGCTTGCCCCTGGTTTCTGTAGTCAAATCTATAGATCTTCGTTCCTTCCTTGGTCATGTGATCTCGCATGGCTTGCTCAAATTGCTTCATGTTTGGACCGTTGAGGTTGCCGGGGGACTTCAGGAAGTCTCGCGCATGGGCATGGTACTTCTTGCTCATGACTTTCTGACTGGAAAAGTCCGCCTTCCTTTCCCAGCCGCCCCGGGGGCACGGCGCCAATCCGAGCTGGTCGGTCTCCTCGTGGGGGTTGGTGACGTAGGTGTGGGGGTTGGGGGGGGAGGCGGCTGACGCACGTTCCTCTGCCGGGTGCGACCGCCGCTGACCGGGCGCGGCTGTTTCGCGGCCCCGCCCGGCGGCCTCGTCGCCTCGATCCCGTCCCCCAACCTCCCACCAACCTCCAGCGCCTTGTCACGGACGCCCCTTTGGCACCTGTGGCCTACGGATGGCCTACGGAGCGACCCGTGACCCGTGACCCGTGCCCCGTGATCCGCGGTCAGCAGCCGGTGACGGGGCGGGTCCTGCGTACGGTCAGCCGTGCGCCTCGGCGGTCGTGCCGCTGGACGAGGCGCCGGACCCCGCACCGTCCGCGGTGCCCGCAGCGCTCGTGCCGTCCCCGCTGCCCGGTCCACCGGCACCGTCCGCACCACCAGTACCGCCCGTACCGCCCGTGCCGCCCGAACCGTCCCTGCCCGTACCGCCCTTCGGAGCGGCACCGCCCTTCGGTCCCGTCGTACCCTTCGACCAGCCGAAGCGCCGCGCCAGCGGCTCCGTCCAGCGGGCCGTCAGCGGCCCGAGGATGACCAGGATCAGCACGTACGCCGTGGCCAGCGGCCCGATCCGGGGCTCCACGCCGACCGCCAGCCCGGCGATGACGATGGAGAACTCGCCGCGCGCCACGAGGGTTCCGCCCGCCCGCCAGCGCCCCTTCGTACCGATGCCCGCGCGCCTCGCCGCGTACCAGCCCGTGGCGACCTTCGTGCCCACCGAGACGACCGCCAGGATCAGCGCGGGCAGCAGGACGGGCGGGATGTCGCCGGGGACGGTGCTCAGCCCGAAGAAGACGAAGAAGACCGCCGCGAACAGGTCGCGCAGCGGCGTCAGCAGGTTGAACGCGCCCTCCGCGACCTCGCCCGACAGCGCGATGCCGACGAGGAACGCCCCGACCGCCGCCGAGACCTGCAGGTCCTGAGCGACGCCCGCGACCAGCAGCGTGAGCCCCAGGACGACGAGCAGCAGCATCTCCGGGTTGTCCGACGAGACGGCCTTGCTGATGATCCGCCCGTGCCGCAGCGCGACGTAGAGCACGACGCAGACGGTGCCCAGCGAGATCAGTACGGTGAGGCTGCCGCCCGCCAGGCTCACTCCGGCCAGCAGCGCCGTGAGGATCGGCAGGTAGACGGCCATGGCCAGGTCCTCGAGGACGAGGACGCCGAGTATGACGGGGGTTTCGCGGTTGCCGAGCCGTCCCAGGTCGCCCAGCACCTTCGCGATCACGCCGGAGGACGAGATCCAGGTGACGCCGGCGAGCGCGACCGCGGCCACCGGCCCCCAGCCCAGCATGAGCGCGGCGACGGCGCCGGGCACGGCGTTCAGGGCGAAGTCGACTGCGCCTGAGGGGTATTGCGTCTTGAGCGTCGTCACCAGTTCGGAAGCGCTGTACTCCAGCCCGAGGAGAAGCAGCAGCAGGATGACGCCGATCTCCGCGCCGGTCGCGATGAACTCCTCGCTCGCCCCCATCGGAAGCAGGCCGCCGTGGCCGAACGCGAGCCCTGCCAGCAGATAGAGCGGAATCGGCGAGAACCCGAAGCGCACGGCGAACCGGCCGAGGATGCCCAGGCCGAGGATGACTGCACCGAGTTCGATGAGCAGGGCGGTGGTGTCGTGCACGGGCTTCTATCCTCCGGCGATCAGTTCGGCGACGGCGTCCACGCCCTCGCGGGTCCCGACGACGACGAGGACGTCGCCGGTGGCGAAACGGAAGTCGGGGGTGGGTGACGGTTCCGCGGACGTACGGCGCAGGACGGCGACGATCGACGCACCGGTGCGGGACCGTACCTGTGTGTCACCGAGTGTGCGTCCGCTGTACGGCGACTTGGACGTCACCGGGATGTGCTCGGTGACGAGGTCGATCTCGACGTGCTGGGAGAGGTGGGCCACCGGGTCGGGCGTGAGGAGCTGGGCCAGCGCGGTCGCCTCGTGCGGCGCGAGCGGCGCGGCGTCCTTGCAGGCGTCGTCGTCTTCGGGGTCGTGGAAGGCGATGATCCGGCGGCCGTCCTGGTGCGCGACCACGGAGAGATGGTGCCCCGCGTCGGTGGTGAGGTCGTAGCGGGCGCCGACCCCGGGCAGGCTGGTTTTACGGGGGTGGGCGGTGCGCTCCATACGGGGCTCCAAGTGGACGTGGCTGTTCGCTGTTCCGTTGAACGTTCCTGCACCGGGCTCCCGGCCCGTACGGCGGGGTCGGCACAGGGGCCCGTACGCACAGGTCCGTACGGTTCCGCGGACCGCGCCGCTGCGACCGGCCACGACCGGCCGCGACCGCAGTGACCAGCCGTTACGAGGCCGCGAGGACGGCGCGAAGCCGCCGCAACGGTGCCGCGTCACACCTGCCCCGGAACGGCCCCCGACCCCCCGCCGCGCGCACCGCACAGCGCGTGCGGAACCCGTTGCTTGACCAGTACATTACCTGGCGGCAGACGGGACAATTACGGCCAGAGCCCGCCATCGAGGACGAAAATCCCCGTGAATTCCCCGCATCCTTTCGCGGTCCGGGCGCGTCTTCCCGTAGGTGAGCAGCCTTCGCGGCCCCCTGTCGGCGGTCATAGGTGTGACGCCTGGTTTGGCGGTTGTATCGACAAGTGTCAACATAGATTCATGCCGAACGTGACGGAACCGCCGACCGCCGAGACCGCCGTCCCCTGCTGCCCGCCCCTGACCACGCCGGGCCTGTCGCCCGCGGACGCGGCGACGATGGCGGCGATGTTCAAGGCGCTGTCCGACCCCGCCCGCGTGCTCCTGTTCTCGCGAGTGGCGTCGCACCCGGGCGGCGAGGCGTGCGTGTGCGATCTGGGCGATGTCGGCGTCTCCCAGCCGACGGTCTCGCACCACCTCAAGAAGCTGCGCCAGGCCGGACTGCTGACCTCCGAGCGGCGCGGTACGTGGGTGTACTACCGGGTGGCGCCCGGCGTGCTGGCGGCGATGGGCGCGATGCTCGCGGAACGTGCCGGTCCGGCACGTGAGCCGTCGACGTGCAACCAGATGTCCGCGGAGACGGCACCCGAACTGCCGGCCGTAGACCAGGACGTGGGCGCGGGCAAGCCTGCGCGCGCGCCCGGGCACAGATCCGCGCCCGCGCCCGGCCGCACGCCGGGGCAGGTGCCCGAGCCCACGCCGTAGCCCGGCGCTCACGCGCGGCGCGTCCGCGGTTCACCCGGCCCGCGCCCCTCGCCCGGTCACTCCGGTGCATCAGCACCGCTCGCCTACCCGCCCGTACGGGACTTCGCTGGAGGAACCGCGTTCGCACCCCGGCGACCGGCGAGTCAAGGAGTCCCGGCATGACCGCAGCGGGCGGACTCGCGCTGACGCTCATCGGCGCGATCCTCAAGTACGCCGTCACCTGGCAGAGTCCGTGGATCGACGTTCAGGTCCTCGGCACGATACTCATATGCGGCGGCCTCCTCGGCCTCGCTCTCGCGGCCCTGCGCGCCGGAGCCCGGCGCCGCGCCGCGGCGTATCCGTACGGGCGCGCCTCTCCCCCGTACGAGGATCCGCGCCTGTACGACGGGCGCGTGTGCGACGAGCGCTATTACGACGATGCCGACGCCGACGCCGGCGAACCGTTCGCACCCCGCGACCCGTTCACCCCGTTCGACCCGCACGACGTGCGCGACACCCGCGACGCCCACTGGTGAGCGGCGACCGCCCGCGCGCCCCCGAGACCCGCCCCGCCGGCGCGCGTAACCGCTCCGCCGGAGCCCGGAACGGCTCAGGCCTCGTGCGTGTGCAGGTGGTAGAAGACCACCGGTGTCACTCCCGCCGCGATGCCGAGCCCGAGCACCGACGACCAGAGAATGCTGGGCCCGGTCAGGCTGGAGAGGTAGCCGATGGCGCAGCCGAACGCCGCGCCGTACGCGGCCGCCCGCACCTCCGCCACCAGGGGCCGCCGCAGCCTGCCGAGCGCGAAGGCGACCACGGCTGCCGCCGCGCCCGCCACCAGCCCGGTCACCGTCGCCTCGGTGGTGAACCGTTCGTCGCGCGCCAGGAACCAGGCGTACGCGCCGTACGCGATCCCGATCAGCAGCGGGACCGTCCAGCGCGCCGTACGGTGCTGCGCCCGCGTACGCGCCGGAGCGGCGCCCGTACGCTCGCCTGCCCGTACGCCCCGCTCGTCCCGCCCGCCCGCGGCGACGTCCGTACGGGCGTCCGTACGCCTCCGTGCGGGGACCTCCGTACGCGCCGCCACGCGGGCGGCCGTACGTGCGCTGAAGCGCGGGCGGTGGCCGGGCCTGTGTGCGTGCGCGTGCATGACGGGCTCCTCTCGTCGTCCCCGCCTCTACCAGGGCACACCCGCGCCCGCCCCCCGGCAACTCGCACACCGCCCCCTCTCACCTATACACACCTCACGCCGCCGCCGCACTATCCCGTGTATTCTTCGGTGTTCACCGTTTCCCTCTCCAACCTCACTAGCTCACGCATATCACTCTCTGAAGTCCTACCATATCGGCGCACGCCGTCGACGAACCACAGGACTTCGTCGGAAGCGTAAGATGTGGATAAGAGACAACCCCACCACCGAGCCCAGCCCGCACGATCAAGCCCGTCCGGCGTTTGCGGACGGCCGCGCGGTGTCACCGGCCTGGGTGGCAGGTGACCCCTGGGTCACCCGGATGAGGGCGCTCCCGGCAACCGTCGTGTCGACCACGCTGCAAGAACCTCTCGAATGGCCGGACGCGACCTTGGCCAAGGGCGACGCCGTGGAAGTCGTCGCCCGGCTCAAGGAGGAGTCCGAGGTCCCGTTGCGCTCGCACGGCAGCGTGTCGATGAACCGGGCGCTGATGGCCGCCGGTCTGGTCGACCGCCTCCAGCTGACGATCTTCCCTGTGATCACCGGTCAGACCGGAGCGCACCCGATCTTCCAGGACGCGGCCGACTTCGACCTCGAGCTGATCGGGAGCCGGACGTTCGACGGCGGCATCCAGGAGCTCGTCTACCAGCCCGCGCTGCATGTCTGAGCAGCCCTTCAGCCGAACTGAACCGACCGTTTCGCCAGGCCGCCCCAGAACCCGTCGATCACCGACCGCTGCGTGTCCAGTTCGGACTCCGCCGCGCCCAGCGCGACGAACAGGGGGGCGAAGTGCTCCGAGCGCGGGTGGGCGATGAGGCCGCCCGGCGCCTTGTGCGTGAAGTCGAGCAGCGCGTCGACGTCGCCGCGCTCCAGCGCCTCGCGCCCCCACGCGTCGAACTCCCGCGACCAGCCCGGTGCTTCGTCCGGGCCGGAGCCCCAGGTCAGCCCGCGCAGGTTGTGGGTGAAGAAGCCGCTGCCCACGACCAGTACGCCCGCGTCCCGCAGCGGCGCGAGCCGCCGCCCGAGGCGCATGAGGCCCGCGGGCTCCAGCGTCGGCATGGACAGTTGCAGCACGGGCACGTCCGCGTCCGGGTACATCTCGACCAGCGGGACGTACGCCCCGTGGTCCAGGCCGCGTTGGGGCGCGTCGCGTACGGGGGTCACGGGCGCGCCGAGCAGGCCCCGTACCTGCTCGGCCAGTTGAGGGGCGCCGGGTGCCGGGTAGGTCACCTGGTAGTAGTGCTCGGGGAAGCCCCAGAAGTCGTACACCAGCGGCACCGTACGGGTGGCGGACAGGGTGACCGGCGCCGACTCCCAGTGTGCGGAGACCATCAGGATCGCCCGGGGGCGGGGCAGCGCGGCTGCCCACTCGGCCAGCTGGCCTGTCCACAGCGCGTCGTCCGCGAGGGGCGGCGCGCCGTGGCTCAGATACAGCACCGGCATGCGGGCGGGGGCAGGCGTGCCACTGCCCACGCCGCCGCTCGCAGCCGTGCTCGTGTTCGCGGTCGTGCTCGTGCTCGTGCTCGTGCTCGTACGGTTCGTGCTCGTGCCGTCGGTGCTCAAGGCCCGTACCTCGGTGATCGGTTGGGACGTACGCGGGCGGGTGCCGGTCAGTCGCGCAGGAGCAGTACGACGCCGGCGGTGACCAGGGCGAGGATCACTGCCCCGATGCCGTGGGTGATGCGGTGCCGGCGGAGGCCGGGCACGAAGTAGTCGGCGGCGTACCGGCCGGACCCGGTGAGGGTCACCGCGGCGGCGCCGGCGATGAGCAGCAGCTCGTACTCGACACCGGCCGGGGCGAAGAAGCCGTCGCCCCACTTCACGGCGAGCGCGTTGAGCATCGTGCCGAGCACGGCGGCGCCCGCGAGCGGGGTGAGCAGCCCGACGGCCAGCGCGAGCCCGCCGAAGGTCTCGGTCACTCCGGCGACGAAGGCCATCGTCTCGCCGGCCGGGTAGCCGACGGAGGTGAAGAACTGGCCGGTGCCCTCGAGCCCGGGTCCGTCGAACCAGCCGAACAGCTTCTGCGACCCGTGCGCGGCCATGATCAGCCCGAGTGCGATACGGAGCAGCAGCAGCCCGAGGTCGGTCGCGTGCGGCGGCTGGGGGCCGGAGTCGGGGGAGTACGGCTGGGGAGCGGTGGTGGTGGCGTGGGGGGACGTCATGTGGCGGTGCCTCCTACGTCGTTGCGGCTGTGGAAGGTGTGAAAGGTGAGAGGGGTATGGAAGGTGCGAAAGGCGGGTGATGCGGGGCGGTGCGGACCGTGCGCGAGGTGCGCGTGGCGGCACGCGGATCGAACGCAGATCGTTGGCCCGCACACGCATCGTTCAAATTCGAACTATCTCGGCCGAGCGTAGCGGCTGGTTCGAATTTGAACAACCGCGTAGGATGGCCGTATGACGGAGACCAGGTGGCTGGACGAACGTGAGATGGCGGCCTGGACGGGCTTTCTGCAGGCGAGCAACCGGGTCGCCCGCCATCTGGAACACCAGCTCAAGGAGGACGCGGGGCTGTCGCACCCGCAGTACGAGATCCTCGTGTGGCTCTCCGCCGCGCCCGACGGCGAGATCCGTATGACGGAGCTGGCGGAGCGGCTGATCACCTCGAAGAGCGGGCTGACGTACCAGGTGGGCCAGTTGGAGAAGCGCGGCCTCGTACGCCGCCGCTCGTGCCCGACCGACGTACGCGGCGTGCTGGCGGTCCTCACCCCCGAGGGACGGCAAGTGCTGGAGGAGGCGGCGCCCGGCCACGTGGCGGCCGTACGGGAGTCGCTCATCGACGTCCTCGACCGCGACGAGCTGGCCGTGATCGCCGAGGCCCTGGGCCGGGTCGGCAGCCGTCTGGGCGGCTAGCCCGGCCAGGGCGGCCACGGGGTCGGGGTCGGCCGACCGGCCCGGGTGAAGCTAACGCGGCACGAAGCGGTCGACCAGCAGCGTGAGGCGGTCGGCGGCGTGAGCGGCGGGGAGGCGGCCGCCGCGGGTGAGGGTGACCAGCCCGTGCAGCGTGGCCCAGAACACTTCGGTGACCAGCCCCGATGCGCCGCCTTGCGCGTGGCCGGCGAGCGGGCGGTCGATGGCATCGAAGGCGGCGCGCATCGGTGCGGGTGTGTCCTCGTCGGCGAAGAGGAGGCCGTTGTCGAGGCTGAACATCGCGTCGTACAGGGCCGGGTTGCGCGCGGCGAAGTCGGTGTAGGCGCGGGCGACCGCCGTCACCGCCTGCCGCCCGGTGGCTCCGTCCGGCGCGGCGGCGCGCAGTGCTTCGGCCAGTTCGGCGAATCCCTCCAGTGCTACCGCCCCGACGATCTCCTTCTTGCCGCGGAAGTGGCTGTAGAGCACGGGCTGGCTGTACTCGATCTGTTCGGCGAGCCGGCGCGTGGTCACGGCGTCCCAGCCGCGGGCCTCCGCGAGCTCGCGGGCCGTGGCGACGATCAGCCTGTGGCGGCTGGCCCGCTCGCGTTCCTTGCGTTCACGTACCGACATGACCCCGATGCTAGCAGTGCTAGACATTATGGCAGTGACACGCCTAGCATCGAATCAGAATCTAGCGCTGCTAGATCTGACTCTCTGGAGGGGACATGCAGGACTCACTGGGCGTTGTCACCGTCGTCGTGGTCGGGCTGATGGTGGGCGTGGAGTTCGCGGTGGCGGTCTTCGTCAATCCGATCCTGGACCGCCTCCCGGACGACGCCACACTCGCGGCGCGCAGCGACGGCGGCCGCGTTCTCGGCCGGGTCATGCCGGTCTGGTACATCTGTTCGGTCGTCCTGGGCGGGGCGTGGACCGCGATGGCATGGGGCGGCGCGGGCGCGTCACCGGCGGCCGCGGGCACGGCGCTGCTCCTGGTGAGCGTGGCGATGTCGCTCGCACTGCTGGTGCCGATCAACTCCCGGGCCATCACATGGACCCCTGACAGCGCCCCCGCCGACTGGAAGGAGCAGGCGCACCGCTGGGACCGGTACCACTACGTCCGGGTGGCCGTCATCGTCCTGGCCTTCGCCCTCTACGCCGTGGCCCTCGCCTAGTGCGCGGCGGCCAGCGCTGTCCGCCGGGGCCGCGAGGCCTGGTGTCCGCCGTCATGGTGCGCCCATGAGCAATCAACTCCTGGCTGAAGCACACCGGTTCCTGGACTGGGCGCGGGAGCAGGGCGCTCAACTCGACGGCACCGACGAGAGCGTCTGGTACATCCAGGGCGTTCTCGAATCGATGGCGGAGGATCCCGACGAGGAGCCGTCGCTGCGGGCGGTCAAGTGCCTGGCGTACTCGGTCTGCCTGGCCGAGCTGCTGGCCGATACCTGCCAGGGCGTCCGATGCGTCATCGACGGGGAGGGCATGAACCTGCGCGATGTGCTCGCCGCGAGGGAGGCGGGGCCGTGCAGTTCACGCTGTCGTGGGTGCAGAACTGCGTCGACGATCCACGGGCTGACAACATCGGCTTCAAGTTCGCCGGGACGCTCAAGGACTTCGGTGAGGAAGCGCGTGCGGCGGACCTGTACCGCGCACTGGACGAAGCACGACGCGTGTAGTGATCTCTGCCGGTGAGGGGGAACGGCCGGGCGGCTGAACAGCGTCGTCCGGCTGCGGTGGCGGGGCGGGGGTCCACCGCGTCCGGCGACGCCACCAGGCCGCGCCCGCACCGCCCCGTACGCCCGCACCCGCCCGTACGACGCCCGCAGAGAGGCCCCGATGACACCCGCAGAGTTCACCGCCGCGCTCCGTGCCCGCCAGCGGCTGATCGGCTACTGGTCGCTGCTCGACTCGCCGGTCGCCGCCGAGCGTCTGGCCGGTGTCGGCTACGACTACCTCGCCTTCGACGCCCAGCACGGCCTGTTCGGCTACCAGGGCATGCTGGGCAATCTGCTGGCCACCGACACCAAGGGCAGCACGGCCGTCGGCGTGGTCCGCGTCGAGGCCAACGACCTGACGTACATCGGCCGCGCCCTCGACGCGGGCGCCACCGCCGTCATCGTGCCCCTCGTCGACACCGCGCGGGACGCCGCCGACGCCGTCGCCGCCGTGCGCTACCCGCCGCACGGCCGCCGCTCGTACGGCCCGATGCGGGCCCAGCTCCGCATCGGGCCCGACCCCGCCGACACGCACGAGCAGACCGCCGTCCTCGCGATGATCGAGACCGCCGACGGGCTCGCGAACGTCGAGGAGATCTGCGCGGCCCCCGGCCTGGACGGCATCTACGTCGGCCCCTCCGACCTGCGGCTGGCCATCGGCGGCGGCACGTCCACCGACCCGGCCGTGGCGGAGGCGTTCGAGGCGGCGCTCACCCGTATCCGTACGGCCGCCGCGGACGCCGGCATCGCGGCGGGGATCCACACCCCCGACGGCGCGAGCGCCGCACGGCGGCTCGCCGAGGGCTTCACGTTCGCCAGCGTCGCGTGCGACGTGGTCCACCTCCAGCAGGCCGCCGCCGGGCACCTGCGGGCAGCGCGGGAACAGGCGGCGCGGGAGCAGCCAGCGCGGGAAGCGGACGCCTGATGGCGACGACGCTGATCACCAGCCCCACGTTCGCCCGCCACTCGCGCGACCCGTGGGACGTACTCGTACGGGCGGGCGCCGGGCCGGAGCGCGCCCGCGAGGACGGCGCCCTCCCGTACGGCGAACTCCTCCGCCGCGTCGGCGGCGCGGACGCGCTGATCGTCGGCATGGAGCAGATCACCGCCGAAATCGTCGAGGCCGCACCGCGGTTGAGGGTCATCGCGAAGCACGGCGTCGGCGTCGACACGATCGACACGGCCGCCGCCCGCGCACGCGGCATCCCCGTCGTGTACGCGCCGGGGAGCAACTCGCGGGCGGTGGCCGAGTTCACGTTCGGCCTGATCCTGGACGCCGCGCGGCAGCTGACCGGCTCCCACACGGCGGTCGCGGAGGGCGGCTGGCCGAAGCCGTTCGGGCCCGAACTGCACGGCAGGACGCTGGGAGTCGTCGGCTTCGGCCGCATCGGCCGCCTGGTGACCGGGTACGGACTGGCCTTCGGCATGCGGCCGCTCGTACACGACCCGCACGTACCGGACCACGACATCACCGCCGCCGGCGCCGAACCGCTCACCCTGGACGGGCTGCTCACCCGCTCCGACGTGGTGACGCTGCACCTGCCGGCCGACCCGTACGGGCGCCCGCTGCTGGACCGCGCCCGGCTGGCGTCGATGCGCCCGTACGCAATGCTCGTCAACGCGGCCCGCGGCGGCCTCGTCGACGAGACGGCGCTGGCCGAACTCCTGCACGCGGGCCACCTGGGCGCCGCCGCCCTGGACGCCTTCTCCACCGAACCGCTGCCCGCCGCACACCCCCTGCGCACCGCTCCCCGCGCGCTCCTCACGTCGCACATCGCCGCCTGCACCCCGGAGGCGAACCGCGCGATGGGCCTCATGGTCGCCGAGGACGTCACCCGCGTCCTCGCCGGCCGCGAGCCGCTCCACCAGACCGGCTGAGGCCACTCCCCACGCCCCGCCGCACCACCGTCCCCCCCGCTCCCGCTTCCCCGTTCCGGCGACGGCGCCGGACGCAACCCAAGGACCCGCCATGTCCACAGCGACACCCGCCGCGGCACCCGCGCCCGCGCAGGCCGACCCGTACGCCCTGCACCCCGACGACGTACGGGAGGCCCCGGACACGCTGCCCGGGCGGCTGCGCCATCTCGGCCCCGGCTTCGTCCTCTCGGCCGCCGTCGTCGGCTCCGGCGAACTCATCGTCACCACCTCCCTCGGCGCCAAGGCGGGCTTCGCCCTGCTCTGGCTCGTGCTCGTCTCCACCGGCGTCAAGGTCTGGGTGCAGATGGAGCTCGCCCGCTGGACGGTGCTCAACGGGCGCCCCGCGCTGGAGGGCTACCGCGAGGTCGGCCCCCGCATCGGCCGCGCGAGCTGGATCAACTGGCTGTGGATCGGCATGGACTTCGCGAAGATGTTCCAGCGCGGCGGCATCATCGGCGGTACGGCGGCCGCCTGCTCGATCCTCTGGCCGATCACCGGCGACGCGCTCAGCGCCTCGTCGCTGAACCTGTGGGCAGTCGTGGTCACGCTCCTCGCCGTCGCGCTGCTCTACTCCGGCCGGTACGGCGTGATCGAGCGCGTCTGCATGCTGTCCGTCATCGTCTTCACCCTCGCCACGGTCGGCCTGGCCTTCGGCCTCCCGTTCACGGACTTCGGCTACGGTGCGGGCGAGTTGGGCGACGGGCTGGCGTTCACCGTGCCGGCCGGGACCATGGGGGTCGCGCTCGCGATGTTCGGCATCACGGGCATCGGGGCCGACGAGATGACCACGTACACGTACTGGTGCATCGAGAAGGGCTACGCCCGCTGGACCGGCCCCGACGACGGCACCGAGGCCCGCGCGCGGCGGGCCGAGGGCTGGCTGAAGGTGATGCGTCTCGACATCTTCGCTGGCTGGGTCGTCTGCACCCTGTGCACGCTGTCGTTCTACGTGATCGGCGCGGCCGTGCTGAACCCGCAGGGCCTGGTCCCCGAGGGCAACTCGATGATCACCACGCTGTCCCGCATCTACACCGACACGATGGGCCCGTGGGCCGAGTACGCGTTCCTCGTCGGCGCCATCGCCGTGCTGTTCTCCACGCTGATCGGCTCGACCGCGAGCGTGCCGCGGCTGTGGGCCAACACCCTCGGCATCCTCGGGGTGATCGACTGGCGGGACGTCACCGTCCGCCGCCGCACCATCCGCATCCTCACCTGCACGCTGCCCCTGCTGTGGGTGTGCTTCTTCCTGTTCGTGCAGTCCCCCGTGCTCATGGTGCAGATCGGCGGCGTGGGCGGCGGCGTCTTCCTCCTCGCGGTGGTCGTCGCGGTGTGGCGGCTGCGGAGTACGGGCATCCCGGAGCGGTTCCGCGCCAATCCGTGGCTGACGGCGGCGCTGGTGGGTCAGCAGCGCGGCGATCCTGTTCCTCGGCGTGTACGGGGTGCTGGAGACGCTGGAGCTGGTGCCCTCGGCGGACTGACCTGCTCCGACCCCGCCGCAGCGCG includes:
- a CDS encoding colicin immunity domain-containing protein gives rise to the protein MPANTGVGRELIDRAVSGSKEAAAHGIYLADLAPGKADEEIVLTSVSRDVMADATNGINDPCIMAASNLEGAILVTQQGYALIAGSADYLSGALAEGVDEARARFRRYASRVGSPLPEIRHVADLYTPRSFAWSSKSAVEPGSSTHEQLRLMQSMASGEITAPEFAQEWQGARRRAMEQGERVTTPLEDALDRVFYAIEDYSFSPELQEPGDLTDEDLLTEVAEALNQLDP
- a CDS encoding colicin D domain-containing protein, with protein sequence MSKKYHAHARDFLKSPGNLNGPNMKQFEQAMRDHMTKEGTKIYRFDYRNQGQAIGFIDPSSQKMVMLHADGRFWSAWKLRDRQFTRIIDEGFLF
- a CDS encoding cation:proton antiporter produces the protein MHDTTALLIELGAVILGLGILGRFAVRFGFSPIPLYLLAGLAFGHGGLLPMGASEEFIATGAEIGVILLLLLLGLEYSASELVTTLKTQYPSGAVDFALNAVPGAVAALMLGWGPVAAVALAGVTWISSSGVIAKVLGDLGRLGNRETPVILGVLVLEDLAMAVYLPILTALLAGVSLAGGSLTVLISLGTVCVVLYVALRHGRIISKAVSSDNPEMLLLVVLGLTLLVAGVAQDLQVSAAVGAFLVGIALSGEVAEGAFNLLTPLRDLFAAVFFVFFGLSTVPGDIPPVLLPALILAVVSVGTKVATGWYAARRAGIGTKGRWRAGGTLVARGEFSIVIAGLAVGVEPRIGPLATAYVLILVILGPLTARWTEPLARRFGWSKGTTGPKGGAAPKGGTGRDGSGGTGGTGGTGGADGAGGPGSGDGTSAAGTADGAGSGASSSGTTAEAHG
- a CDS encoding cation:proton antiporter regulatory subunit; this translates as MERTAHPRKTSLPGVGARYDLTTDAGHHLSVVAHQDGRRIIAFHDPEDDDACKDAAPLAPHEATALAQLLTPDPVAHLSQHVEIDLVTEHIPVTSKSPYSGRTLGDTQVRSRTGASIVAVLRRTSAEPSPTPDFRFATGDVLVVVGTREGVDAVAELIAGG
- a CDS encoding dioxygenase family protein, producing MPVLYLSHGAPPLADDALWTGQLAEWAAALPRPRAILMVSAHWESAPVTLSATRTVPLVYDFWGFPEHYYQVTYPAPGAPQLAEQVRGLLGAPVTPVRDAPQRGLDHGAYVPLVEMYPDADVPVLQLSMPTLEPAGLMRLGRRLAPLRDAGVLVVGSGFFTHNLRGLTWGSGPDEAPGWSREFDAWGREALERGDVDALLDFTHKAPGGLIAHPRSEHFAPLFVALGAAESELDTQRSVIDGFWGGLAKRSVQFG
- a CDS encoding DoxX family protein, encoding MTSPHATTTAPQPYSPDSGPQPPHATDLGLLLLRIALGLIMAAHGSQKLFGWFDGPGLEGTGQFFTSVGYPAGETMAFVAGVTETFGGLALAVGLLTPLAGAAVLGTMLNALAVKWGDGFFAPAGVEYELLLIAGAAAVTLTGSGRYAADYFVPGLRRHRITHGIGAVILALVTAGVVLLLRD
- a CDS encoding MarR family winged helix-turn-helix transcriptional regulator, which gives rise to MTETRWLDEREMAAWTGFLQASNRVARHLEHQLKEDAGLSHPQYEILVWLSAAPDGEIRMTELAERLITSKSGLTYQVGQLEKRGLVRRRSCPTDVRGVLAVLTPEGRQVLEEAAPGHVAAVRESLIDVLDRDELAVIAEALGRVGSRLGG
- a CDS encoding TetR/AcrR family transcriptional regulator; protein product: MSVRERKERERASRHRLIVATARELAEARGWDAVTTRRLAEQIEYSQPVLYSHFRGKKEIVGAVALEGFAELAEALRAAAPDGATGRQAVTAVARAYTDFAARNPALYDAMFSLDNGLLFADEDTPAPMRAAFDAIDRPLAGHAQGGASGLVTEVFWATLHGLVTLTRGGRLPAAHAADRLTLLVDRFVPR